The window AATTTAGAAGAATTATCTATGGCTTACAAAGGATTTATATTAAATTACTGTCAATAACATAATGATTTTCAGTAATATTATTCAAATATAAAAAAGAAAAACCCGCTCATGCGAGCGGGTTGGTGATATTATTTCTTAAAAATGAATGTTAAGGGGAGAGAAACAGTAGAGGACACCGGTTTTCCCTTGTCTTCTGCAGGTTTCCATTTTCCTTTCTCTTTGATTCGGTAAAAAGCCGCTTCAATGAATGCATTGACATCCTCATTATTTCCTTTTACAGTAGGGTCAAGAGCATTTCCTTTAGAATCTACCACAAAGGTCAGTGTTACTTTATAAGAATCCGAATAAAAACCTAAAAAATCAAGATTGACAGCTTCGGATAATTGCTTTTGGAAAGCAGCCTTTCCTTTGTCATACTCAGCTTCTTTGGTAACCTTTGTTTTTACAGGAGGATCTGCTGCAATCATCTTTTTATCATCCAGAGATGCTTTATCTAAAGTTTCTTTGTAAGCTGCAATTTTATCCTCTGTCAGGAGCCATTCTTTCTTTGTTCTTAAATCATTAGGCTTAGGATATTTGTTATACAGAGCCGTTTTCTTTCTCTCATAGCGGGAATCTGCCCTCTGGAATTCAGAAACCTGGGCACTGCCAAAAATAAAAGTGAAAATGAATGCTGATGCTAAGACCTTTTTCATGACTGATTAAGCTTTTACAATATTAATAATGACCTCAGTTGCTTTTTCCATACTTTCTAACGATACGTACTCGT of the Chryseobacterium aureum genome contains:
- a CDS encoding energy transducer TonB, whose translation is MKKVLASAFIFTFIFGSAQVSEFQRADSRYERKKTALYNKYPKPNDLRTKKEWLLTEDKIAAYKETLDKASLDDKKMIAADPPVKTKVTKEAEYDKGKAAFQKQLSEAVNLDFLGFYSDSYKVTLTFVVDSKGNALDPTVKGNNEDVNAFIEAAFYRIKEKGKWKPAEDKGKPVSSTVSLPLTFIFKK